CCCGCTGCCCGGCGCCCCGGCCGCCGACCGGGAGCCGGGCCCGGTCCGCCAGATCGTCCGCAGGGCGGCCCGCGGCGCCTACCGGCACGGGGTGCAGCGGGTGGCGCCGGTCATCCGCCGGATGGGGGAGCTGTGAGCGCCGACCCGAAGCCGCACGGAGATGCGAAGCCGCACGGAGTTTTGAAGCCGCAAGGAGTTTTGAAGCCGCAAGGAGAAAAGGTCATGTCCGACTCACCAGCGGGGGTGCGTCGCGTCCTCGCCGTGATCCCCGCGCGCGGCGGCTCCAAGGGCGTCCCCGCGAAGAACCTCGCCCCCGTCGGCGGTGTGCCGCTGGTGGCCCGCGCGGTCCGCGAGTGCCGGGCCACCCGGCTCGTCACGGACGTCGTCGTCTCCACCGACGACCAGGCCATCGCGACGGCGGCCCGGGAGGCCGGGGCGGAGGTCGTGCTGCGGCCGGCCGCCATCGCCGGCGACACCGCCACCTCCGAGGCCGCCGTCCTGCACGCCATGGACGCCCACGAGACCCTGCACGGCTCCCCGGTCGACGTGGTGCTGCTCGTGCAGTGCACCAGCCCGTTCCTGGTCCGCGAGGACGTCGACGGGGTCGCCGCCGCCGTCGCCGAGCAGGGCGCGGACACGGCGGTGACGGTCGCCCCGTTCCACGGCTTCGTCTGGCGCGCCGCGGAGAACGCGGAGGGCGCCGGCGGCGGGAACGGCGTCAACCACGACAAGTCCTACCGCCCGCGCCGCCAGGACCGCCCCCAGGACTTCCTGGAGACCGGCGCCGCCTACGCCATGGACGCGGCCGGCTTCCGCGAGCACCGCCACCGCTTCTTCGGCCACACGGAGCTGGTGCGCACCGACCCGGCCCGCGTGCTGGAGATCGACGACGCGCACGAGCTGGCGCGGGCCCGGGCCCTGGCCCCCCTCTTCGACGCGGGCCGCTCCGGTTCCCTCCCGACCGCCGACGACATCGACGCGGTGGTCCTCGACTTCGACGGCACCCAGACCGACGACCGGGTGCTGATCGACTCCGACGGACGGGAGTTCGTCTCCGTGCACCGCGGAGACGGCCTCGGCATCGCCGCTCTGCGCAACTCGGGCCTGAAGATGCTGATCCTGTCCACGGAACAGAACCCGGTCGTCGCCGCGCGGGCCCGGAAGCTCAAGCTCCCGGTCCTGCACGGCATCGACCGCAAGGACCTCGCCCTCAAGCAGTGGTGCGAGGAGCAGGGCATCGCGCCCGAGCGCGTGCTCTACGTCGGCAACGACGTCAACGACCTCCCCTGCTTCGCCCTCGTGGGCTGGCCGGTGGCGGTCGCGAGCGCCCACGACGTCGTGCGCGGCGCCGCCCGCGCGGTCACCGCCGTACCCGGTGGCGACGGCGCGATCCGGGAGATCGCCGGCTGGATCCTCGGACCCTCTCTCGACTCTTCCGACGAATCCGCCGATCACGCCGATTCCTCCGCTCCCCTCACGCCCCTCACGCCCCTCACTCAGTAAGGACACGTTCCGCCATGAGCACCAACTCCCGCTTCCGCCTGCTCGGTTCACGCCCCGTCGGCCCCGGCCACCCCGTCTACGTCACCGGTGAGATCGGCATCAACCACAACGGCGACCTCGAGAACGCCTTCCGGCTGATCGACGCCGCCGCCGAGGCCGGCTGCGACGCCGTCAAGTTCCAGAAGCGCACCCCGGAGATCTGCACCCCGCGCGACCAGTGGGACATCGAGCGCGACACGCCCTGGGGCCGGATGACGTACATCGACTACCGCCACCGCGTCGAGTTCGGCGAGGACGAGTACCGCCAGATCGACGCGTACTGCCAGGAGAAGAACATCGCCTGGTTCGCGTCCCCGTGGGACACCGAGGCGGTCGCGTTCCTGGAGAAGTTCGACGTCCCCGCGCACAAGGTGGCCTCCGCCTCCCTCACCGACGACGAGCTGCTGCGCGCCCTGCGCGGCACCGGCAAGACGATCATCCTGTCCACCGGCATGTCGACCCCGCGTCAGATCCGCCACGCGGTCGAGGTCCTGGGCAGCGACAACATCCTGCTCTGCCACGCCACGTCGACCTACCCGGCGAAGGCCGAGGAGCTCAACCTCCGCGTGATCAACACGCTGGAGAAGGAGTACCCGAACGTCCCGATCGGCTACTCCGGCCACGAGACGGGCCTGCAGACCACCCTCGCCGCCGTCGCCCTCGGCGCCGTCTTCGTCGAGCGCCACATCACCCTCGACCGCGCGATGTGGGGCTCCGACCAGGCCGCCTCCGTCGAGCCGGGCGGCCTGTCCCGCCTGGTCCGCGACATCCGCACCATCGAGGCCTCCCTCGGCGACGGCGTCAAGAAGGTCTACGACTCCGAGCTCGGCCCCATGAAGAAGCTGCGCCGGGTCAGCGGCGTCGTCGCGGAGGCGGACATCGCCGCGGCGGCCGGCGAGCCGGTCGCGGTCTGACCAGCGGTCCACGACAGACACCCGACAGACACCCGATCAGATACCCGACAGATACACGACAACGGGACGGTCATACGAGGATGAGCCCCCGCGCCGGTGAGAGCACCGGCCCCACCCCCCACACCCTCGCGTTCGTCGAGAGCCCGGTGCAGCTCCTGAACGTGCTCGAATGGGCGCACGCCCAGGAACAGCCCGGCGCGGGGTTCACCCTCGTCGTCCTGTCCCCGACCGACCCGATGACCCGGGGCCAGCTGCGCCGCATGGCGGAACTGGCCCGCGAGGAGGGCCACACGGTCCGCTGGGAGGAGGCGAGAGGCGGCACGACGGCCCCCTTCCGCACGATCGGCGGCCTGACCCCCCTCCTGCGCAGGGCGAGGCGGGTGGTGATGGGCGACCCCTTCTCCCGCTACGTCCAGCTCCTGCTGACCATCACCACGGCGTCCGACCTGGTCGTGGTGGACGACGGCACGGCGACGATGGAGTTCGTGGGCCAGCTCGCCCGCGGCGAACGCCTGGTCCGCTGGCACCGCAAGGGCGGCCGCCCCGGCCCCCGCGACCTGCTCTTCGCCCCGGTGTCCGCCGCGGCCCGCCGCCGTCTGACCCCGAGCGAGGAGAGGCGGGTGGAGGTCTTCTCCTCCATGCCGATAGAGGACTCCCCCCAGGGCGTCACGGTCACCGCCAACGCCTTCGCCTGGACCCGGACCCGCTTCGGCCCGCCCCGCGTGACGAAGGGCGCGGACATGGTCGGCACGTCCCTGGTCGAGACCGGCGTGGTCGACGCCGACCGCTACCTGGAAGCCGTCAGCGCCCTGGCCAGGACCCACGGCGCCGCCCGCTACTTCGCGCACCGCCGCGAGAGCACCGACAAACTCCACCGCCTCGCCGTGGAGACGGGCCTGGAGGTGGTCCGCCCCGACCTCCCCCTGGAACTGATCGCCCGCAGAGGCCCCATCGGCCGAACGGTCCTCAGCTTCCCCTCCACCGTCGTCCACACCCTCCCCCTCGCCCTGGCCGGCACGGACGTCCGCGTAGCGGTCTGCGACATCGACCCGGCGTGGCTGACGGAGACCGCGTCACCGCGCGCACAGGGCTTCCTGTCGGGCGTGACGGGGACCGCGAGGGATGTGCATCGGCTGGCGGCGGTGAGCGTGGTCTGACATCCCGGTCCGTGGACAGAGGCCGCGTGCCGGTGCGGCTCGTGGTATCCGTGGAAGGAAGGAGAAGGGTGGGGAGCCGGACGTGAAGTCGGCGATTTTACCCATCCTCCACAGCAGCCATGCGCCGCGCGGCCAACTTTTCTTCCTCCAACAGGTTGAACTTTTGTTGATCGGGTCAGTTGACCGCCTCGGCGTCCTACCCTTCAGAGGGTGAAGCAACTGATGTCCCGAGAGTCCGAGGCCGATCCTTCAGGGGAAGAAGTGCTCCCCGGCGCCCTGCCCGGCACACTGCCGGACGCCCTGCGCGCCGAACTCGTCGCCTTCCGTCGCGACCTGCACATGCACCCCGAGCTCGGCAACCAGGAGTTCCGTACGACCGCCGCGATCAAGGCGCGCCTGGAGCAGGCGGGCCTCAGGCCGCGCGTACTCGCCGTCGGGACCGGCCTCATCTGTGACATCGGGACAGAGGAGATCGGCGCAGGGGGGATCGGCGCAGAGGAGACCGGCACCGGGGAGGGCGAGGGCTTCCGGGGCGGCGGCACGCCCATCCTCGCCCTGCGCGCCGACATCGACGCGCTGCCCATCCCCGACATGAAGACCGAGTGCGCGTACCGCTCGACCGTGCCCGACCGCGCGCACGCCTGCGGCCACGACGTGCACACCACCGTCGTCCTCGGCGCCGGCCTGGTCCTCGCCGAGCTGCACCGGCAGGGGCGGCTCCCGCGGCCCGTGCGGCTGATCTTCCAGCCCGCCGAGGAGGTGCTGCCCGGCGGCGCCGCCGACGTCATCGAGTGCGGGGCGCTGGACGGCGTGGGCCGGATCATCGCCGTGCACTGCGACCCGCGGGTCGACGCCGGCTTCGTCGGGCTGCGCGAGGGGGCCATCACCTCCGCCTGCGACCGCCTGGAGATCGCCCTGGACGGGCCCGGCGGCCACACCGCCCGCCCCCACCTCACCACCGACCTGGTCACCGCCGTCGCCCGGGTCGTCACCGACGTGCCCGCGCTGGTCGGCCGCCGCGTCGACACGCGCGCCGGGCTGGCGGTCACCTGGGGCCGCATCGAGAGCGGCCACGCCCCGAACGTGATCCCGCAGCACGCCGAGCTCTCCGGCACCGTCCGCTGCCTGGACCTCGAGGCCTGGCGGCAGGCCCCGGACATCGTGGTCGCCGCGATCGACGAGGTCGCCAACCTGCACCGCGCCAAGTCCGAGATCACCTACGTCCGCGGCGTCCCCCCGGTCGTCAACGACGCCGACGTCACCGGGCTGCTGCGCGACGCCATGGTGGCCCGGCGCGGCGAGGCGTCCGTGCAGAGCACCGAGCAGAGCCTCGGCGGCGAGGACTTCTCCTGGTACCTGGAGCGGGTGCCCGGCGCCATGGCCCGGCTCGGCGTCCGCACCCCCGGCGAGCGCACGGTCCGGGATCTGCACCAGGGCGACTTCGACGCCGACGAGTCCGCGATCACCGTGGGCGTGGAGCTGTTCACGGCGGCCGCGCTGCTGGACGCGGCGACACGGCAGGCGTGACCGGAAAGGTCGCCTGAGACGGACCGAAGACAAAGGGATGGGCAAGGGGATGAAGGGGCGCCGGAAACGCGCCCCTTCATCCCCTTGTGTCACCCGCCCGTAACCGTCGGGAGACGCTTGTAACCCGGTGGCGGCACGAATCGATAACAGCCCGGAGAAACCCCGTTCCCCTCGCCGTCTACGCGCGTTACTGTGCGCGAAATCGCCACCGGGAACGGCTTGTTGGGGAGCCCTCCCGGAACGGCGCCACCAAGGGGAAACGGCCCGGTCACGGCGCCGTGGCGAATCGAAGGGTGCTTGCTGTGCGTCTCATATCCCGGAGGACCAGATTCTCCCAGGCAGCGGTGACCGTCACGGTCGTCGCGCTCGCGGCCGTCGGCTGCGGCAAGTCCAGCACCGACTCCAAGTCCAGCGACACGGAGTCCGGCAGCAGCGGCAGCAGCACGTACTCGGGCAAGGGCATCGGCCTCGCGTACGACATCGGCGGCAAGGGCGACCAGTCGTTCAACGACGCGGCCTACGCCGGCTTCGAGAAGGCCGAGAAGGAATTCAAGATCAGCGGCCAGGACATCGAGCCGCAGGACGGCGAGTCCGACGCGGACAAGGTGCAGCGCCTGACGCAGCTCGCCCAGGCCGGCTACAACCCGGTGATCGGCGTCGGCTTCGCCTACGCGCCGGCCGTCAAGGAGGTCGCGGCCAAGTTCCCGAAGATCACCTTCGGCATCATCGACGACGAGCAGATCCAGGCGAAGAACGTCGCCGACATGGTCTTCCACGAGGAGCAGGCCTCCTACCTGGCCGGCGTCGCCGCGGCCAAGGCCACCAAGAAGGACCACATCGGCTTCATCGGCGGCGTGGACATCCCGCTGATCCACAAGTTCGAGGCCGGCTACGTCCAGGGCGCCAAGTCGGTCAAGCCGAACATCAAGATCGAGTCGCAGTACCTGACGGAGACGGCCCAGGAGGGCGGCTTCTCCAGCCCCGACAAGGGCAAGGACGCGGCGAGCGGTCAGATCGAGGCCGGCGCGGACGTCCTCTACCACGCGGCCGGCCTGTCCGGTCAGGGCGTGATCACCGAGGCCGCCGCCAAGAAGGTGTGGGCGATCGGCGTGGACTCCGACCAGTACAGCCAGTCCGCACTGGCCTCGTACAAGGACTACATCCTCGGCTCGGCGCTGAAGAACGTCGGCGGCGCGGTCTACGACCTGGTGAAGTCCGTCTACGAGGGCAAGCCCCTGTCCGGCGTGGTCCGCGGCAGCCTCTCCAACGACGGCGTCGGCTTCGCCGACTCCAACCCGAAGTACAAGGCCATGACCGACGTGGTCGCCGCCGTCGACAAGGCGAAGAAGGACATCATCGACGGCAAGATCACGGTCAACACCAAGTAACGCCGGGCAACGGCTTTCCGGAACCCCGCCGAGCCGTTTTCTACGCCCTAATGGGCGTCCTCGCAGCCCATGCGCCCCTTGCTTCCCGCAAGGGGCGCTTTGCTGTCCGTAGTCTGGGCCGCATCTGTGGCCACAGCTCGGTAACGGACCGGACAGAAGGGTTTTTCCGTCTGGTCTACGCGCGTTACGCTGCGGCGGAACCAGCGCCTGGTATGGGCGCATGCACAAAGGAGTCAAGTTCCATGCGCCGGGTGTCCCGTATCGCCGTTGCGGGTGTTGCTACCGCAGCCCTCGCCGTGACCGTTTCCGCCTGTGGAAGCTCGTCCACGTCCTCGTCCTCCTCCGCCAGCAGCGACAAGAACCTGGGCCTCGCCCTCGCGTACGACGTCGGCGGCAAGGGCGACCAGTCCTTCAACGACGCCGCCACCGCCGGCCTGGACAAGGCCGACAAGGAGTTCGGCTACAAGTCCACCGCGGTCGAGCCGCAGGACGGTGAGTCCGACGCGGACAAGGTGCAGCGTCTGGAGAGCCTCGCCAAGCAGGGCTACAACCCGGTGATCGGCGTCGGCTTCGCCTACGCGCCGGCCGTCAAGGAGGTCGCGGCCAAGTACCCGAAGACCACCTTCGGCATCGTCGACGACGAGACCATCAAGGCCGACAACGTCGCCGACCTCGTCTTCCACGAGGAGCAGGCCTCCTACCTCGCCGGCGTCGCGGCCGCCAAGGCCACCAAGACCAACACCGTGGGCTTCGTCGGCGGCGTGGACGTCCCGCTGATCCACAAGTTCGAGGCCGGCTTCAAGCAGGGCGTCGAGGACACCAAGAAGGGCGTCACGGTCAAGTCGCAGTACCTGACCGAGACCGCGGCCGAGGGCGGCTTCTCCAGCCCCGACAAGGGCGAGAGCGCCGCCGAGGGCCAGATCGACGCCGGTGCGGACGTTGTCTACGCCGCCGCCGGTCTGTCCGGCCAGGGCGTCATCAAGGCCGCCAACGCCCACAAGGTCTGGGCGATCGGCGTCGACTCCGACCAGTACAAGCAGGACGCGCTGGCGAAGTACAAGGACTCGATCCTGACCTCCGCCATGAAGAACGTCGAGGGCGCGGTCTACACCCTGGCCAAGTCGGTCAAGGACGGCAAGCCGGAGACCGGCGTGGTCCGCGGCAGCCTCGAGAACGGCGGCGTGAGCGTGTCGAACTCGAACCCGACCTTCGCCGACAACGCCGACATCCAGGCCGCGCTCAAGAAGGCCGAGGCCGGCATCAAGGACGGCACGATCACCGTCAAGACCTCCTGACCCGAGGTCCACGGGCCCGTCGTGGGCCTGTCGGAGACTTGTCGTAGGCATGGCCAAAAATACGCTGTAATGACAGCGTTACGGCCTCGGAACGGGCGCGGGGAAGGATGACCTCCCCGCGCCCCGTTCACGCGGCAGAATGCTCGGAACGTTCGGAACTGATCGACAACGGATCGACACGGAAACTTGATCGATCAGATCCTGGTCCGGGCACTATTTAAAGCAGGGGCGCTACGCGCGTAGAGCGGCCCCTTTCCCAAGGAGAGTGCGCCATCGACGCGTCCAGCAGCCCTCCGCTCACCGCACCGTCGCCGATCGCGGTAGAGCTGACGGGGATCACCAAGCGCTTCCCCGGTGTCGTCGCCAACCACGACATCCACCTGACCGTCAGCAAGGGCACCGTGCACGCCCTCGTCGGCGAGAACGGCGCCGGCAAGTCGACGCTCATGAAGATCCTCTACGGCATGCAGAAGCCGGACGAGGGCACCATCGCGATCGACGGCGAGCAGGTCGCCTTCTCCAGCCCCGCCGACGCCATCGCCCGCGGCATCGGCATGGTCCACCAGCACTTCATGCTCGCCGACAACCTCACCGTCCTGGAGAACGTGGTCCTGGGCAGCGAGAAGCTGTACGGCATCGGCGGCAACGCCCGTAAGAAGATCAAGGAGATCTCCGACCGCTACGGCCTCGGCGTACGCCCGGATGCCCTGGTCGAGGACCTCGGCGTCGCCGACCGCCAGCGCGTGGAGATCCTCAAGGTCCTCTTCCGCGGCGCCACGACCCTCATCCTCGACGAGCCGACCGCCGTCCTCGTCCCGCAGGAGGTCGACGCACTCTTCGACAACCTGCGCGAACTGAAGTCCGAGGGCCTGTCGGTCATCTTCATCTCCCACAAGCTGGGCGAGGTGCTCTCCGTCGCCGACGAGATCACCGTCATCCGGCGCGGTACGACCGTCGGCACCGCCGTCCCCGCCGAGACGACCCCGCGTCAGCTCGCCGAGATGATGGTCGGCAGCGAACTGCCCACCCCGGAGACCGCCGAGTCCACGGTCACCGACAAGCCGGTCATCGAGGTCCGCAACCTCACCGTCTACGCCAGCGGCGGCGCCTCCCTGGGCGTCGAGGCCGAGCCCGTGGGCCCCGGCTCCATGGTCGAGGCCCCCGGCGAGGTCAAGAGGGCCCTCGACGACGTCAGCTTCACCATCCACGCCGGCGAGGTCATGGGCGTCGCCGGAGTCGAGGGCAACGGCCAGACCGAGCTGATCGACGCGCTGATCGGCACCAAGAACGCCGACTCCGGCCAGATCGCCTTCCTCGGCGAGGACATCACCCCCTGGCCCACCCGCAAGCGCCGCGAGTCCGGCGTCGGCTACATCCCCGAGGACCGCCACCGCCAGGGCCTGCTCCTGGAGGCCCCCCTCTGGGAGAACCGCATCCTCGGCCATGTCACCGAGGCCCCCAACGCCAAGGGCTTCTGGCTCAACCCCAAGGGCGCACAGGCCGACACCCGCCGGATCGTCGAGGAGTACGACGTCCGCACGCCCGGCATCGACGTCACCGCCGCCTCCCTCTCCGGCGGCAACCAGCAGAAGCTGATCGTCGGCCGCGAGATGAGCCACAGCCCGAAGTTCCTGATCGCCGCCCACCCCACGCGCGGTGTGGACGTCGGCGCACAGGCCCAGATCTGGGACCGCATCCGCGAGGCCCGCCGCGAGGGACTGGCGGTGCTGCTGATCTCCGCCGACCTGGACGAGCTGATCGGCCTGTCGGACACCCTGCGGGTGATCTACAACGGCAGGCTGGTCGCCGACGCCGACCCGGCCGCCGTCACCCCGGAGGAGCTCGGCTCCGCCATGACCGGCGCCGCGTCCGGTCACCTCGAACACGTAGAGACGCCCACAGAGCCCGCAGAGTCCACAGAGTCCGCAGTGGGCGACGCAGCCGCCGGTCCGGAGGACGAGGCCCGATGAAGAAGTTCGACAAGGAGCGCGTGCTCCTCGCGGTGGCCGGCCCGGTCATCGCGCTCGTCGCGGCGATCCTGCTGACCTCGGTCGTGCTGGTCGCCTCCGGCAAGAACCCGTTCGAGCCGTACTCCCTGATGCTGGAGCAGATCGGCTACTCCGACATCCAGGTGCTGATCCTCAACCAGGCGTCGATGTACTACATCGCCGCGCTGGCGGTGGCCATCGGCTTCCGGATGAACCTGTTCAACATCGGCGTCGACGGCCAGTACCGGCTGGCCGCCATGATGACCGCCGTCGTCGGGGCGCACGTCGCCCTGCCGGCCGCCCTCCAGATCCCCTTCCTGCTGCTCGTCGGCGCGCTCACCGGCGCCTTCTGGGCCG
This window of the Streptomyces sp. NBC_01275 genome carries:
- a CDS encoding N-acylneuraminate cytidylyltransferase, which produces MSDSPAGVRRVLAVIPARGGSKGVPAKNLAPVGGVPLVARAVRECRATRLVTDVVVSTDDQAIATAAREAGAEVVLRPAAIAGDTATSEAAVLHAMDAHETLHGSPVDVVLLVQCTSPFLVREDVDGVAAAVAEQGADTAVTVAPFHGFVWRAAENAEGAGGGNGVNHDKSYRPRRQDRPQDFLETGAAYAMDAAGFREHRHRFFGHTELVRTDPARVLEIDDAHELARARALAPLFDAGRSGSLPTADDIDAVVLDFDGTQTDDRVLIDSDGREFVSVHRGDGLGIAALRNSGLKMLILSTEQNPVVAARARKLKLPVLHGIDRKDLALKQWCEEQGIAPERVLYVGNDVNDLPCFALVGWPVAVASAHDVVRGAARAVTAVPGGDGAIREIAGWILGPSLDSSDESADHADSSAPLTPLTPLTQ
- a CDS encoding N-acetylneuraminate synthase family protein, with translation MSTNSRFRLLGSRPVGPGHPVYVTGEIGINHNGDLENAFRLIDAAAEAGCDAVKFQKRTPEICTPRDQWDIERDTPWGRMTYIDYRHRVEFGEDEYRQIDAYCQEKNIAWFASPWDTEAVAFLEKFDVPAHKVASASLTDDELLRALRGTGKTIILSTGMSTPRQIRHAVEVLGSDNILLCHATSTYPAKAEELNLRVINTLEKEYPNVPIGYSGHETGLQTTLAAVALGAVFVERHITLDRAMWGSDQAASVEPGGLSRLVRDIRTIEASLGDGVKKVYDSELGPMKKLRRVSGVVAEADIAAAAGEPVAV
- a CDS encoding amidohydrolase, encoding MSRESEADPSGEEVLPGALPGTLPDALRAELVAFRRDLHMHPELGNQEFRTTAAIKARLEQAGLRPRVLAVGTGLICDIGTEEIGAGGIGAEETGTGEGEGFRGGGTPILALRADIDALPIPDMKTECAYRSTVPDRAHACGHDVHTTVVLGAGLVLAELHRQGRLPRPVRLIFQPAEEVLPGGAADVIECGALDGVGRIIAVHCDPRVDAGFVGLREGAITSACDRLEIALDGPGGHTARPHLTTDLVTAVARVVTDVPALVGRRVDTRAGLAVTWGRIESGHAPNVIPQHAELSGTVRCLDLEAWRQAPDIVVAAIDEVANLHRAKSEITYVRGVPPVVNDADVTGLLRDAMVARRGEASVQSTEQSLGGEDFSWYLERVPGAMARLGVRTPGERTVRDLHQGDFDADESAITVGVELFTAAALLDAATRQA
- a CDS encoding BMP family protein; its protein translation is MTVTVVALAAVGCGKSSTDSKSSDTESGSSGSSTYSGKGIGLAYDIGGKGDQSFNDAAYAGFEKAEKEFKISGQDIEPQDGESDADKVQRLTQLAQAGYNPVIGVGFAYAPAVKEVAAKFPKITFGIIDDEQIQAKNVADMVFHEEQASYLAGVAAAKATKKDHIGFIGGVDIPLIHKFEAGYVQGAKSVKPNIKIESQYLTETAQEGGFSSPDKGKDAASGQIEAGADVLYHAAGLSGQGVITEAAAKKVWAIGVDSDQYSQSALASYKDYILGSALKNVGGAVYDLVKSVYEGKPLSGVVRGSLSNDGVGFADSNPKYKAMTDVVAAVDKAKKDIIDGKITVNTK
- a CDS encoding BMP family protein; the protein is MRRVSRIAVAGVATAALAVTVSACGSSSTSSSSSASSDKNLGLALAYDVGGKGDQSFNDAATAGLDKADKEFGYKSTAVEPQDGESDADKVQRLESLAKQGYNPVIGVGFAYAPAVKEVAAKYPKTTFGIVDDETIKADNVADLVFHEEQASYLAGVAAAKATKTNTVGFVGGVDVPLIHKFEAGFKQGVEDTKKGVTVKSQYLTETAAEGGFSSPDKGESAAEGQIDAGADVVYAAAGLSGQGVIKAANAHKVWAIGVDSDQYKQDALAKYKDSILTSAMKNVEGAVYTLAKSVKDGKPETGVVRGSLENGGVSVSNSNPTFADNADIQAALKKAEAGIKDGTITVKTS
- a CDS encoding ABC transporter ATP-binding protein, giving the protein MAVELTGITKRFPGVVANHDIHLTVSKGTVHALVGENGAGKSTLMKILYGMQKPDEGTIAIDGEQVAFSSPADAIARGIGMVHQHFMLADNLTVLENVVLGSEKLYGIGGNARKKIKEISDRYGLGVRPDALVEDLGVADRQRVEILKVLFRGATTLILDEPTAVLVPQEVDALFDNLRELKSEGLSVIFISHKLGEVLSVADEITVIRRGTTVGTAVPAETTPRQLAEMMVGSELPTPETAESTVTDKPVIEVRNLTVYASGGASLGVEAEPVGPGSMVEAPGEVKRALDDVSFTIHAGEVMGVAGVEGNGQTELIDALIGTKNADSGQIAFLGEDITPWPTRKRRESGVGYIPEDRHRQGLLLEAPLWENRILGHVTEAPNAKGFWLNPKGAQADTRRIVEEYDVRTPGIDVTAASLSGGNQQKLIVGREMSHSPKFLIAAHPTRGVDVGAQAQIWDRIREARREGLAVLLISADLDELIGLSDTLRVIYNGRLVADADPAAVTPEELGSAMTGAASGHLEHVETPTEPAESTESAVGDAAAGPEDEAR